The Nitrosopumilus sp. b3 sequence TCATTGATAGGATTTAGTGGTATGGGAGTATATCATGGCGTGTGTTTGCCATGATCAAACATGATTCAAAAATGAAAAAGAAAAAATCGGTAAACCAGTATTAGTGGTTTAACCCAAGTCTACTACCGATGTGGTAATTGTTGGAACTTGTCTTTCTACAGATAGTGAAGCTCCAGTTGCTGGAATGATTTCAGCTCTAATTGTATCTAGAGCAGCAGGTCTGTCAGCAGCTTTGTATGCTATTGTCAATACTGCGTGTTCTCCTTGATCCAAAATTGCATTGGTGTTGGTTTGTACTGACCAATAGATGAATGCTGAAGTTGCATTTGGAGAGTTTCCAGTTGTTGGATGACTAGCAATGTATCCAGAATTAATTGCCTCTGTGAGTGCAAGTGACAATGATCTCTTTTCTGCTGCATTGATTGGACCAGAGTAAATATCATCATACTCTACAGTATTGCTGAGGTATTTTACAGCAGTAGTGGAAGCCCCTAAATCAACTGCTTCGCCACCTGAGGTGATCTTAATTGGAAATGCAGTTGCATTTAGAACTGGTGTAGTGGCACAGCCTCCTGCAGAGGTAGTACATCCAACTGCAGTAACTTTACCTGCAACTTGCATGCTGCTACCTGATTCTTCTAATCCTGCAATGATTGTAGTCTTTGCTTTCTGTGATGTAGTAAATCCCATGTTAAGTACAACAAATGCTAAGGCTGCTGCTACGATTACAAATGCAATCATGACTATTGCAGACTCTACACCGATGACTCCACGATGAGAATGTCGCGTTCCCTTTCGTTGTAATTTCATTGATAGGATTTAGTGGTATGGGAGTATATCATGGCGTGTGTTTGCCATGATCAAACACT is a genomic window containing:
- a CDS encoding archaellin/type IV pilin N-terminal domain-containing protein; this encodes MKLQRKGTRHSHRGVIGVESAIVMIAFVIVAAALAFVVLNMGFTTSQKAKTTIIAGLEESGSSMQVAGKVTAVGCTTSAGGCATTPVLNATAFPIKITSGGEAVDLGASTTAVKYLSNTVEYDDIYSGPINAAEKRSLSLALTEAINSGYIASHPTTGNSPNATSAFIYWSVQTNTNAILDQGEHAVLTIAYKAADRPAALDTIRAEIIPATGASLSVERQVPTITTSVVDLG